From Candidatus Zixiibacteriota bacterium, the proteins below share one genomic window:
- the nifU gene encoding Fe-S cluster assembly scaffold protein NifU, which yields MYNEKIMDHFQNPRNAGEIEDADGVGTVGNPTCGDIMTLYIKVEDDILVDVKFKTFGCGAAIASSSFTTELVKGKKIEDVIKFTRNDVAEGLGGLPPIKMHCSNLAMDALKAAIEDYQKKKSQ from the coding sequence ATGTATAACGAAAAAATAATGGATCATTTTCAGAATCCTCGCAATGCCGGTGAAATAGAAGATGCCGACGGCGTCGGAACCGTTGGAAATCCCACCTGCGGGGATATAATGACCCTTTACATAAAAGTTGAAGACGATATTCTCGTTGACGTCAAATTCAAGACCTTTGGTTGCGGAGCGGCCATCGCCTCCAGCTCATTTACAACGGAACTGGTCAAGGGCAAGAAGATTGAGGATGTTATAAAATTTACGCGCAACGACGTCGCCGAAGGTCTTGGCGGGCTGCCGCCCATAAAAATGCATTGCAGTAACCTGGCCATGGATGCTCTTAAGGCGGCTATCGAGGATTACCAGAAGAAAAAATCGCAATAA
- a CDS encoding DUF2235 domain-containing protein: protein MSKNIVIFCDGTGNQYCKTKTNVSKLFEKIPNHTDEQIAYYNPGIGTLGSRVAVTRLGKLLTRLMGLAFAHGITRNIEDAYRFLMSTFEEEDKIFLFGFSRGAYTVRALAAMIMKCGLLYKGHENLIPYATKLYRSRKIETNDKMAIEFRETFSKQCVPHFIGVWDTVKSVGLYDRIKFSDRKLNAAIKYGYHALSVDEKRIKFRPVLWELPVEGQTIEQVWFAGVHSDVGGGYIEDGLSNIALKWMAQQADACDLTINMEEFNSIKLDYKDKIHNPLWPIWWILGWVWRSIAEKSNIHETVNKRMREIKKYRPQNLHFN from the coding sequence ATGTCTAAAAACATTGTCATTTTCTGTGATGGAACGGGTAATCAATACTGCAAAACCAAGACGAATGTATCAAAACTATTTGAAAAGATCCCCAACCATACCGATGAGCAAATCGCCTATTATAATCCTGGTATAGGGACGCTTGGATCGCGCGTTGCTGTTACGAGGCTTGGCAAATTACTGACAAGATTAATGGGATTGGCATTTGCCCACGGCATCACACGTAACATCGAAGATGCTTACCGGTTCCTTATGTCTACATTTGAAGAAGAAGATAAAATCTTTTTATTTGGCTTTAGTCGGGGCGCATATACAGTACGAGCCTTAGCCGCAATGATTATGAAATGCGGCTTACTATATAAAGGACATGAAAACCTTATTCCGTATGCGACAAAATTGTACCGGAGCCGTAAGATTGAAACTAATGACAAAATGGCCATTGAATTTAGAGAGACATTTTCGAAACAATGTGTACCACATTTTATCGGAGTTTGGGATACTGTCAAAAGCGTCGGCCTATATGATCGCATTAAGTTCAGTGATAGAAAACTTAATGCTGCCATAAAATATGGTTATCATGCTCTCTCAGTAGATGAAAAACGGATTAAGTTCAGACCTGTACTTTGGGAACTGCCTGTAGAGGGCCAAACAATTGAACAGGTGTGGTTTGCAGGAGTTCATTCCGACGTGGGTGGTGGATATATTGAGGATGGTCTTTCAAATATAGCATTGAAATGGATGGCGCAACAAGCCGACGCTTGTGATTTGACGATAAATATGGAGGAGTTTAATTCAATCAAACTCGATTACAAAGACAAAATTCATAATCCCCTTTGGCCAATTTGGTGGATTTTGGGATGGGTGTGGAGATCTATTGCTGAGAAATCGAATATTCATGAAACTGTTAATAAAAGAATGCGAGAGATAAAAAAATATAGACCCCAGAACTTACACTTTAATTAG
- a CDS encoding enoyl-CoA hydratase-related protein, which yields MDYKHIIVEIKDAVAVVTFNREKALNALNYELIAELHDFFSKNWIDPDFRCVILTGTGKAFVAGADIAELSELNTATAANASEIGHYLMKTIENFPCPVIAAVNGFALGGGCELAMACDIRIASEKAKLGQPEVNVGIIPGYGGTQRLPRLVGIGMAKKLIFTGDMIKAEEAYRIGLVDELCAPDELMNRAMEIAKNIASKSGPVLKLAKESINHGMSVNLSAGCNLERGAFGVTYGYSDSTEGLKAFLEKRPPKFEHK from the coding sequence ATGGATTACAAACATATCATCGTCGAGATTAAAGACGCTGTCGCGGTCGTTACGTTCAACCGCGAGAAAGCACTCAACGCGCTCAACTATGAACTGATTGCCGAACTGCATGATTTCTTTTCCAAAAACTGGATCGATCCTGATTTCAGATGTGTGATTCTAACCGGCACCGGTAAAGCCTTCGTCGCCGGAGCCGATATTGCCGAACTGTCTGAGCTTAATACCGCTACCGCCGCCAATGCATCGGAAATCGGACATTACCTGATGAAAACAATCGAAAACTTCCCCTGCCCGGTAATCGCCGCCGTTAACGGTTTCGCTCTCGGCGGAGGATGCGAACTGGCCATGGCCTGCGATATCCGCATCGCCTCGGAAAAAGCCAAGCTGGGTCAGCCCGAAGTCAACGTCGGCATTATTCCGGGATACGGCGGAACGCAACGTCTCCCAAGACTGGTCGGCATCGGCATGGCCAAAAAACTTATCTTTACCGGCGATATGATAAAAGCTGAAGAGGCTTATCGTATCGGCTTGGTCGATGAGCTATGCGCACCCGATGAACTGATGAACAGAGCCATGGAGATAGCCAAAAACATCGCCTCCAAAAGCGGGCCGGTATTAAAACTCGCCAAAGAATCAATCAATCACGGCATGAGCGTAAATCTATCGGCGGGATGTAATCTCGAACGCGGAGCTTTTGGAGTTACATACGGCTATTCAGACTCCACCGAAGGCCTCAAAGCCTTCCTCGAAAAACGCCCTCCCAAATTTGAGCATAAGTAG
- the mutM gene encoding bifunctional DNA-formamidopyrimidine glycosylase/DNA-(apurinic or apyrimidinic site) lyase, translating into MPELPEVETVVRGLSKTIVGHQISKITIKNTARIFPGRAKFKARLSNTKIKSINRRAKNILINLSNDYTLWVHLKMTGYFYYRPASTPIDKHDHVVFDFTKNNYNLRFNDYRRFGYLKLFPTDEIYNQPGLADLGPEPLDLSAEDFLSMCQSRSRMIKPALLDQTFIAGIGNIYADESLYLSRIHPQRLTNSLSSKKLTELHGHIQSVLKQAIKLMGTSVDTFAGVNGQPGRYQKYLRAYGREDEPCFRCGRKIRREKIGSRSAHFCPSCQRISR; encoded by the coding sequence ATGCCGGAGCTCCCTGAAGTAGAAACAGTTGTTCGAGGATTGTCAAAGACTATCGTCGGGCATCAAATATCAAAAATCACAATAAAAAATACCGCCAGAATTTTCCCGGGCAGAGCCAAATTCAAGGCGCGTCTCTCAAACACCAAAATAAAATCAATAAATCGCCGGGCCAAAAATATCCTGATAAATCTATCAAATGACTACACGCTCTGGGTACATCTGAAAATGACGGGATATTTTTATTATCGGCCCGCTTCAACTCCGATCGATAAACATGATCATGTTGTTTTTGACTTCACTAAAAATAATTACAATTTAAGATTCAATGATTACCGCCGTTTCGGATATTTGAAATTATTCCCAACCGATGAAATATATAATCAACCGGGGCTGGCTGACCTTGGCCCGGAGCCTCTGGATTTGTCGGCAGAAGATTTTTTATCTATGTGCCAATCTCGAAGCCGAATGATCAAACCTGCCCTTCTGGACCAGACTTTTATCGCCGGTATCGGCAATATCTATGCCGATGAGTCGCTGTACCTGTCCCGCATCCATCCTCAGAGATTGACAAATTCGCTATCCAGCAAAAAACTAACGGAGCTCCACGGGCATATTCAATCGGTCTTGAAGCAAGCGATCAAATTAATGGGAACTTCTGTTGATACATTCGCCGGCGTCAACGGTCAACCGGGGCGTTATCAGAAATACCTTCGGGCCTACGGGCGCGAAGATGAACCCTGCTTTCGATGCGGCCGCAAAATCAGGCGTGAGAAAATCGGCAGCCGCTCGGCTCATTTTTGCCCGTCATGCCAGAGGATATCACGGTAA